In Amycolatopsis sp. EV170708-02-1, the following are encoded in one genomic region:
- a CDS encoding MaoC/PaaZ C-terminal domain-containing protein, translating into MPIDPSVAIGADLGEVSFAWTASDVQLYHLALGAGADPMSPRELRYTYEDGLQVLPTFATVAANLRVFEPPAVSFPGVEVDLGKVLHGKQEVIAHRPIPVSGKAVARTRIVDVFDKGKAAVIVNETVATDSDGTPLWTLRSSIFARGEGGFGGERGPSDRVEPPSREPDAVIDTPTLPQQALLYRLCGDRNPLHADPAFAAAAGFDRPILHGLCTYGVIAKAVTDEFLDGDAARVASFSAKFAGVVFPGEPLRTRVWREPAGLLIATTAPDRDDAPVLSDTFLTTTD; encoded by the coding sequence ATGCCCATCGATCCTTCGGTCGCGATCGGCGCCGACCTCGGCGAGGTGAGTTTCGCCTGGACCGCGTCGGACGTGCAGCTCTACCACCTGGCGCTGGGCGCCGGCGCGGACCCGATGAGCCCGCGCGAACTGCGCTACACCTACGAAGACGGCCTCCAGGTGCTGCCGACGTTCGCCACCGTGGCGGCGAACTTGCGGGTGTTCGAGCCGCCGGCGGTCTCGTTCCCCGGCGTCGAGGTCGACCTCGGGAAGGTGTTGCACGGCAAGCAGGAGGTGATCGCGCACCGGCCCATCCCGGTCTCGGGGAAGGCCGTGGCGCGGACGCGGATCGTCGACGTGTTCGACAAGGGCAAGGCGGCCGTGATCGTGAACGAGACGGTCGCCACCGACTCGGATGGGACTCCACTGTGGACACTGCGGTCTAGCATCTTCGCCCGTGGTGAAGGAGGTTTCGGCGGCGAACGCGGACCCTCCGACCGGGTCGAACCCCCGTCTCGGGAGCCGGACGCCGTCATCGACACACCGACGCTGCCGCAACAGGCGCTGCTCTACCGGCTCTGCGGGGACCGCAACCCGCTGCACGCCGATCCCGCGTTCGCCGCGGCGGCCGGGTTCGACCGGCCGATCCTGCACGGCCTGTGCACGTACGGCGTCATCGCGAAGGCCGTCACCGACGAATTCCTCGACGGCGACGCCGCCCGCGTCGCGTCGTTCTCGGCCAAGTTCGCCGGCGTCGTCTTCCCCGGCGAACCGCTGCGGACCCGGGTCTGGCGCGAGCCTGCCGGGCTGCTGATCGCGACCACGGCGCCGGACCGGGACGACGCGCCCGTCCTTTCCGACACTTTCTTGACCACGACAGACTGA
- a CDS encoding riboflavin kinase, producing the protein MTTEYFVVRGQVEKGDQRGRELGFPTANIALRDQDGQVGDGVWAGWAERADGTRIAAAVSVGRRPTYYGADGYRLVEAHLLDFSGDLYGEVLTVWLGHHLREQEAYPSSEALIVALNKDIADARKWAAENPAEGLPDAGAAEAGVVRRVPLA; encoded by the coding sequence ATGACGACGGAGTACTTCGTGGTCCGTGGCCAGGTGGAGAAGGGCGATCAGCGCGGCAGGGAGCTGGGTTTCCCGACCGCCAACATCGCGCTGCGCGACCAGGACGGCCAGGTCGGCGACGGGGTGTGGGCGGGCTGGGCCGAACGCGCCGACGGCACCCGGATCGCGGCCGCGGTCTCGGTCGGCAGGCGGCCGACCTACTACGGCGCGGACGGCTACCGGCTCGTCGAGGCGCACCTGCTGGACTTCAGCGGAGACCTCTACGGCGAGGTGCTGACCGTCTGGCTGGGCCACCACTTGCGCGAGCAGGAGGCGTACCCGTCGTCGGAGGCGCTGATCGTCGCGCTCAACAAGGACATCGCCGACGCCCGCAAGTGGGCCGCGGAGAACCCGGCCGAGGGCCTGCCGGACGCGGGCGCCGCGGAGGCCGGTGTCGTGCGGCGCGTCCCGCTCGCCTGA
- a CDS encoding FAD-binding protein: MDSLVADVVIVGFGAAGACAAIEAADAGARVLVLDRFSGGGASAVSGGVVYAGGGTAQQRDAGVDDSVDAMYDYLRLEVGDVVSEETLRRFCAGSTEMISWLEGNGVPFEGSLCPYKTSYPSDKHYLYYSGSEAAGGFRDAAKPAPRGHRVKGPGTSGKLLMKRLMEAVRSRGIQVLPQTAARNLIVDEDGAVTGVVVSSLRDAPARVRAAHRRLSAYAAKPGIYVPSLRKSLHRRAERIERRYGRELRISATRGVVLAAGGFIANREMVREHAPAYRGGLALGTSADDGSGIRMGVEAGGATAELGRISAWRFITPPSAFLGGLLVDKTGGRIIDESRYGAAVGERMITEHDGRGWLLVDDAIVQEVKRDARGQSQWFQGLQVRYLLRQRVVAGSLDEVARKAGVDPGGLATSVEAARSGADPTGKPAEFARPLDQAPYSLIDVSIKPNLGYPCPMLTLGGLVVDEETGAVRSGAGVPIRGLYAAGRTAVGICSRSYVSGLSLADCVFSGRRAGLHSALDRGSVDKNENVF, from the coding sequence ATGGACTCCCTCGTCGCGGATGTGGTGATCGTGGGTTTCGGTGCGGCGGGCGCCTGCGCGGCGATCGAAGCGGCCGACGCCGGTGCCCGGGTGCTCGTGCTGGACCGGTTCTCCGGCGGTGGCGCGAGCGCGGTCAGTGGCGGTGTCGTCTACGCCGGCGGCGGGACGGCGCAGCAGCGGGACGCCGGCGTCGACGACAGCGTCGACGCGATGTACGACTACCTGCGGCTGGAGGTCGGCGACGTCGTCTCCGAGGAGACGCTGCGGCGGTTCTGCGCGGGTAGTACGGAGATGATCTCCTGGCTGGAAGGCAACGGCGTGCCCTTCGAGGGCAGTCTGTGCCCGTACAAGACGTCTTACCCGAGCGACAAGCACTATCTGTACTACTCGGGCAGCGAGGCGGCGGGCGGTTTCCGCGACGCGGCCAAGCCGGCGCCGCGCGGGCATCGCGTCAAGGGGCCGGGCACTTCGGGAAAACTGCTGATGAAGCGGCTGATGGAGGCGGTCCGGAGCCGCGGGATCCAGGTGCTGCCGCAGACCGCCGCGCGGAACCTCATCGTCGATGAGGACGGGGCAGTCACCGGTGTCGTCGTCTCGTCTTTGCGGGACGCCCCCGCTCGCGTGCGGGCCGCGCACCGGAGGCTGTCGGCGTATGCCGCCAAACCGGGGATCTACGTGCCCTCGCTGCGGAAGTCGCTGCACCGGCGAGCGGAGCGGATCGAACGCCGCTACGGCCGTGAACTGCGGATTTCCGCTACCCGCGGAGTCGTTCTCGCGGCGGGCGGGTTCATCGCGAACCGCGAGATGGTGCGCGAGCACGCGCCCGCGTATCGGGGCGGGCTGGCGCTCGGGACCTCCGCCGACGACGGGTCCGGCATCCGGATGGGCGTCGAGGCGGGCGGGGCCACCGCCGAACTCGGGCGGATCTCCGCGTGGCGGTTCATCACCCCGCCGTCGGCATTCCTGGGTGGCCTGCTCGTGGACAAGACGGGCGGCCGCATCATCGACGAATCCCGGTACGGCGCCGCCGTCGGCGAACGGATGATCACCGAACATGACGGACGAGGCTGGCTGCTGGTCGACGACGCCATCGTCCAGGAGGTCAAACGGGACGCGCGCGGGCAAAGTCAATGGTTCCAAGGGCTTCAGGTGCGGTATCTGCTGCGGCAGCGCGTCGTCGCCGGTTCGCTCGACGAGGTCGCGCGCAAGGCGGGCGTTGATCCCGGCGGGCTGGCCACCAGTGTCGAGGCGGCGCGGTCCGGCGCGGATCCGACGGGCAAGCCCGCGGAGTTCGCGCGGCCGCTGGACCAGGCGCCGTACTCGCTGATCGACGTCTCGATCAAGCCGAACCTCGGCTATCCGTGCCCGATGCTGACGTTGGGCGGCCTGGTCGTGGACGAGGAGACCGGTGCCGTCCGGTCCGGTGCCGGCGTGCCCATTCGCGGTCTGTACGCGGCGGGGCGGACCGCGGTGGGAATCTGTTCTAGGTCCTACGTGAGTGGTCTGTCGCTGGCCGACTGCGTGTTTTCCGGGCGGCGTGCCGGACTGCACAGTGCGCTCGACCGGGGATCGGTCGACAAAAACGAGAACGTGTTCTAG
- a CDS encoding class I SAM-dependent methyltransferase: MISDPYAELGRDYARSRRPDPRVAAAITAALGDARSVVNVGAGAGSYEPEDRDVVAVEPSRRMITQRPSTAAPAVQACAEGLPFADGAFDAALAVLTVHHWTDVTAGLTELRRVSRRQVIVTWDQAVFARFWLVRDYLPEIAEHESRLACLDRVVEELTAAGRAPTVAPLPVPSDCVDGFLGAYWRRPEAYLSERVRAGMSGVALLDQNVVATAVGRLRADLADGHWHRHHVGLLGRTELDLGYRLVTA, from the coding sequence TTGATCTCGGACCCGTATGCCGAACTCGGCCGGGACTACGCGCGATCGAGACGGCCGGATCCCCGCGTCGCCGCCGCCATCACCGCCGCCCTCGGTGACGCGCGCTCGGTGGTCAACGTCGGGGCCGGAGCCGGTTCCTACGAGCCGGAAGACCGCGACGTGGTGGCCGTCGAGCCGTCGCGGCGGATGATCACGCAGCGTCCGTCCACCGCCGCCCCCGCCGTCCAGGCGTGCGCGGAAGGGCTGCCCTTCGCCGACGGCGCCTTCGACGCCGCGCTGGCGGTGCTCACCGTCCACCACTGGACGGACGTGACCGCCGGGCTGACCGAGTTGCGGCGCGTCTCCCGCCGCCAGGTGATCGTGACCTGGGACCAGGCGGTGTTCGCACGGTTCTGGCTGGTGCGGGACTACCTGCCGGAGATCGCCGAACACGAGAGCAGGCTGGCCTGCCTCGACCGGGTCGTCGAAGAACTGACCGCGGCGGGCCGGGCACCCACGGTGGCCCCGCTGCCGGTGCCGTCCGACTGCGTCGACGGGTTCCTCGGCGCGTATTGGCGCAGGCCGGAGGCCTACCTGTCCGAGCGCGTGCGCGCGGGGATGTCCGGGGTGGCCCTGCTGGACCAGAACGTCGTCGCGACGGCGGTCGGCCGGCTGCGCGCCGATCTCGCGGACGGGCATTGGCACCGGCACCACGTCGGCCTGCTCGGCCGGACGGAACTCGACCTGGGCTACCGGCTCGTCACGGCGTGA
- a CDS encoding bifunctional MaoC family dehydratase N-terminal/OB-fold nucleic acid binding domain-containing protein: MSIQEAAERIAARGESAPRAARDAVNQAMVNNWVEAIGDRNPVYVDEEFAAASVHKGLVAPPAMAQVWTMGGLHWTRASDDPLGAMMEVLDEAGFTSVVATNSEQNYFRYLRHGERVAATAKLESVVGPKRTALGEGWFVTTKTTWYVGDEAVADMVFRVLKFRPPGAGPAKTAAPVLRPVISKDTEFFWAGLREGELRIQRWGETLRHPPGPMPPDGDFDAKPDYVVACGRGTVYSYVVHHHPKVPGKDLPFVVALVELEEGVRVMGELLDADPESVHIGLPVEAAFVKIDDELTLPAWRVAR, encoded by the coding sequence ATGAGCATCCAGGAAGCGGCTGAACGCATCGCCGCACGCGGGGAATCCGCGCCGAGGGCCGCGCGTGACGCGGTCAACCAGGCGATGGTGAACAACTGGGTCGAAGCCATCGGCGACCGCAATCCGGTGTACGTCGACGAGGAGTTCGCCGCCGCGAGTGTCCACAAGGGACTTGTCGCGCCACCCGCGATGGCGCAGGTGTGGACGATGGGCGGGCTGCACTGGACGAGGGCGTCGGACGATCCGCTCGGCGCGATGATGGAGGTGCTCGACGAGGCCGGGTTCACCTCGGTCGTCGCGACGAACTCCGAGCAGAACTACTTCCGGTATCTCCGGCACGGGGAACGCGTCGCCGCGACCGCGAAACTCGAAAGCGTCGTCGGGCCGAAACGCACCGCGCTGGGCGAAGGCTGGTTCGTGACGACGAAGACCACCTGGTACGTCGGCGACGAGGCCGTCGCGGACATGGTGTTCCGGGTGCTGAAGTTCCGACCGCCGGGCGCCGGGCCCGCCAAGACGGCCGCGCCCGTCCTGCGGCCGGTGATCAGCAAGGACACCGAGTTCTTCTGGGCCGGTCTGCGGGAAGGGGAACTGCGGATCCAGCGCTGGGGTGAGACCTTGCGGCATCCGCCGGGCCCCATGCCACCGGACGGGGATTTCGACGCCAAGCCCGACTACGTCGTGGCGTGCGGACGCGGAACGGTTTACAGCTACGTGGTGCACCACCATCCGAAGGTCCCCGGCAAGGATCTGCCGTTCGTGGTCGCGCTGGTCGAACTGGAGGAGGGTGTCCGGGTGATGGGCGAGCTGCTCGACGCCGATCCCGAGTCCGTCCACATCGGACTCCCGGTGGAGGCCGCGTTCGTGAAGATCGACGACGAACTGACGTTGCCCGCTTGGAGGGTCGCGCGATGA
- a CDS encoding ferredoxin--NADP reductase yields MSGPVTVTVAEVITETPDARSIVFEIPAEHASVFAYTPGQFLTLRVPSDRTGSVARCYSLSSAPHEGRVQVTVKRTADGYGSNWLCDNLQAGQEVQVLPPAGVFSPASLDEDFLLLAGGSGITPVMSILKSALEHGTGKVVLLYANRDEGSVIFARELADLAARYQDRLVVVHWLESLQGLPTEAHLRALVTPYTAHEAFICGPGPFMDAARTVLKDLGLPRKRIHLERFLSLGGNPFEVAEPVAVEEAETPASVEVTLDGETKNLTWPRRTKLLDLLLEKGFDAPYSCREGQCSACACRVTSGEVKMLNNEVLDGDDIAEGIVLACQSLPLTDEVTVTYE; encoded by the coding sequence ATGAGCGGCCCCGTCACCGTGACCGTCGCCGAGGTGATCACCGAGACGCCCGACGCGCGCTCGATCGTGTTCGAGATCCCGGCCGAGCACGCCTCCGTTTTCGCTTACACCCCAGGGCAGTTCCTCACGCTGCGCGTGCCGAGCGACCGGACCGGTTCGGTGGCCCGCTGCTACTCGCTCTCCAGCGCGCCGCACGAGGGCCGGGTGCAGGTCACCGTCAAGCGCACCGCCGACGGCTATGGGTCGAACTGGCTGTGCGACAACCTCCAGGCGGGGCAAGAGGTCCAGGTGCTGCCACCGGCCGGGGTGTTCAGCCCCGCGTCGCTCGACGAGGACTTCCTGCTGCTCGCGGGCGGCAGCGGCATCACCCCGGTGATGTCGATCCTCAAATCCGCGCTGGAGCACGGCACCGGCAAGGTGGTGCTGCTGTACGCCAATCGCGACGAAGGTTCGGTGATCTTCGCCCGGGAGCTGGCGGATCTCGCTGCTCGGTATCAGGACCGGCTGGTCGTCGTGCACTGGCTGGAGAGCCTGCAGGGGTTGCCGACGGAGGCGCACCTGCGCGCGCTGGTGACGCCGTACACCGCGCACGAGGCGTTCATCTGCGGCCCGGGGCCGTTCATGGACGCCGCGCGCACGGTGCTCAAGGACCTCGGGTTGCCGCGCAAGCGGATCCACCTGGAGCGGTTCCTGTCCCTGGGCGGGAACCCGTTCGAGGTGGCCGAGCCCGTCGCCGTCGAAGAGGCCGAGACCCCGGCGTCGGTCGAAGTCACGCTCGACGGCGAGACCAAGAACCTCACCTGGCCACGCCGGACGAAGCTGCTGGACCTGTTGCTGGAAAAGGGTTTCGACGCGCCGTACTCCTGCCGCGAGGGCCAGTGCAGCGCGTGCGCCTGCCGGGTCACCTCCGGCGAGGTGAAGATGCTGAACAACGAGGTCCTCGACGGCGACGACATCGCCGAAGGCATCGTGCTGGCGTGCCAGTCCCTGCCGCTGACCGACGAGGTCACCGTCACCTACGAGTAG
- a CDS encoding acyl-CoA dehydrogenase family protein, producing MLIELTAAQHELRSELRKYFAGLVSADERRAMLRERHGPVYREIVRRMGRDGWLGVGWPEQYGGRGFGEIEQHIFVDEAARADVQLPSVTLQTVGPTLQAFGTEEQKSLFLPKILAGEVHFAIGYTEPEAGTDLAALRTTAVREGDEYVVNGQKIFTTGGHDADYIWLAVRTDPGAPRHKGISILIMDTRDPGYSWTPIITCDGAHHVNATYYSDVRVPANMLVGKENEGWRLITTQLNHERVMLGPAGRIGGLHDRVREWAASRKTPDGAPLLHLPDVRAVLAETLATARINELLNWQVAASSATGPVAVADASATKIVGSERIQRLTRKLEEIVARHGDQADAETAELARWLDVVAKRNLVLTFGGGVSEIQRELIATAGLGLPRVPR from the coding sequence ATGCTGATCGAACTGACCGCGGCGCAACACGAGTTGCGCTCCGAACTGCGCAAGTACTTCGCCGGGCTGGTGAGCGCCGACGAACGGCGCGCGATGCTGCGGGAGCGGCACGGGCCGGTGTACCGCGAGATCGTGCGCCGGATGGGCCGTGACGGCTGGTTGGGCGTCGGCTGGCCGGAACAGTACGGCGGCCGGGGTTTCGGCGAGATCGAGCAGCACATCTTCGTCGACGAGGCCGCCCGCGCCGACGTCCAGCTGCCGTCGGTGACCTTGCAGACCGTCGGCCCCACGTTGCAGGCGTTCGGCACCGAGGAGCAGAAATCCCTGTTCCTGCCCAAGATCCTCGCGGGCGAGGTGCATTTCGCCATCGGCTACACCGAACCCGAGGCGGGAACGGACCTGGCGGCGCTGCGCACGACAGCGGTGCGCGAAGGGGACGAGTACGTCGTCAACGGCCAGAAGATCTTCACCACCGGCGGGCACGACGCCGACTACATCTGGCTGGCCGTGCGCACCGATCCCGGCGCGCCCCGGCACAAGGGAATCTCGATCCTCATCATGGACACCCGCGACCCGGGCTATTCGTGGACGCCGATCATCACCTGCGACGGCGCCCACCACGTGAACGCCACCTACTACTCGGATGTCCGGGTGCCCGCGAACATGCTGGTGGGCAAGGAGAACGAGGGCTGGCGGCTGATCACCACCCAGCTGAACCACGAACGCGTCATGCTCGGCCCCGCCGGACGGATCGGCGGTCTCCACGACCGCGTCCGCGAGTGGGCGGCGTCGCGGAAGACCCCGGACGGCGCCCCGCTGCTCCACCTGCCCGACGTCCGGGCCGTCCTCGCGGAGACCTTGGCGACCGCCCGGATCAACGAACTGCTGAACTGGCAGGTCGCGGCGTCGTCGGCGACCGGGCCGGTGGCGGTGGCCGACGCGTCGGCCACCAAGATCGTCGGCTCCGAGCGCATCCAGCGGCTGACCAGGAAACTGGAGGAGATCGTGGCGCGACACGGCGATCAAGCCGACGCCGAAACCGCGGAACTGGCGCGGTGGCTGGACGTGGTGGCCAAACGCAATCTGGTGCTGACCTTCGGCGGCGGCGTCAGCGAAATCCAGCGCGAGCTGATCGCCACCGCCGGGCTCGGCCTGCCGAGGGTGCCGCGATGA
- a CDS encoding DUF5134 domain-containing protein — MSGPIVVAWALTAVFAALVLPCVLRLVRLDYGRQGTAVRNGDLAELLLVVAMVAMLSPVGGPIPAAGWQAVLALTAGWFAVSWWKGRRSGHASCGHHAVSAVAMLFMVTFMPHSDVTHGPWLVMSGPGGTSALWLSLIFGAVAAYFAADAVRAGVLAARGASVSGQTSRRVCRVIMGLGMGYMLLGAAV, encoded by the coding sequence ATGTCTGGACCAATCGTCGTCGCGTGGGCCCTGACCGCGGTGTTCGCCGCGCTGGTGCTGCCGTGCGTGCTGAGACTCGTCCGGCTGGACTACGGCAGGCAGGGCACGGCGGTCCGCAACGGCGACCTGGCCGAACTGCTGCTCGTCGTCGCCATGGTCGCGATGCTGTCGCCGGTGGGCGGCCCGATCCCGGCGGCGGGCTGGCAGGCGGTGCTGGCGCTGACGGCCGGCTGGTTCGCCGTCTCGTGGTGGAAGGGGCGGCGCTCCGGGCACGCGTCGTGCGGGCATCACGCCGTCTCGGCCGTCGCGATGCTGTTCATGGTGACGTTCATGCCGCACAGTGACGTCACCCACGGCCCGTGGCTGGTGATGTCCGGCCCCGGCGGCACTTCGGCGTTGTGGCTCTCGCTGATCTTCGGCGCCGTGGCCGCGTATTTCGCGGCGGACGCGGTGCGCGCCGGGGTGCTCGCGGCGCGGGGCGCCTCGGTCTCCGGTCAGACGTCGCGGCGGGTGTGCCGGGTGATCATGGGGCTCGGCATGGGCTACATGCTGCTGGGTGCGGCGGTGTAG
- a CDS encoding Rieske 2Fe-2S domain-containing protein codes for MTTESVRQIDAGAPPTRFARGWHCLGLAESFRDGKPHAITAFGTKLVVFADSSGKLNVLDGYCRHMGGDLTQGEVKGDEIACPFHDWRWNGNGKCVSIPYAKRVPLRARTKSWTVLEENKQLFVWHDPEGNPPPEDVVIPRIEGIFTGEWSNWTWDSVLIEGSNCREIIDNMVDMAHFFYIHYAFPTYFKNVFEGHIATQYLNTKGRPDKGMASNYGGEENLLRSEASYFGPSYMINTLLNTYQGFEIENVLINCHYPVTENSFVLQWGVSVKKFEGVSDEHADKIAGKFAKGIGVGFLQDVEIWRNKTRIDNPLLCEEDGPVYQLRRWYDQFYVDAADVTEDMTRRFEFEVDTSRANEVWAAEVADNLARQQAEEAGV; via the coding sequence ATGACGACGGAATCCGTACGGCAGATCGACGCGGGCGCGCCCCCCACGCGGTTCGCGCGCGGGTGGCACTGTCTCGGCCTGGCCGAGTCGTTCCGCGACGGGAAACCGCACGCCATCACCGCGTTCGGGACGAAACTGGTGGTCTTCGCCGATTCGTCCGGCAAGCTGAACGTGCTCGACGGGTACTGCCGCCACATGGGCGGCGACCTCACCCAGGGCGAGGTCAAGGGCGACGAGATCGCCTGCCCGTTCCACGACTGGCGCTGGAACGGCAACGGCAAATGCGTGTCGATCCCCTACGCCAAACGGGTTCCGCTGCGGGCGCGGACGAAGTCGTGGACCGTGCTGGAGGAGAACAAGCAGCTCTTCGTCTGGCACGACCCGGAGGGCAACCCGCCGCCGGAAGACGTCGTCATCCCGCGGATCGAGGGCATCTTCACCGGCGAGTGGAGCAACTGGACCTGGGACTCGGTGCTCATCGAGGGCTCCAACTGCCGCGAGATCATCGACAACATGGTCGACATGGCGCACTTCTTCTACATCCACTACGCCTTCCCGACCTACTTCAAGAACGTGTTCGAGGGCCATATCGCCACGCAGTACCTGAACACGAAAGGCCGCCCGGACAAGGGGATGGCGTCCAACTACGGCGGCGAGGAGAACCTGCTGCGGTCGGAGGCGTCGTACTTCGGCCCGTCGTACATGATCAACACGCTGCTCAACACGTACCAGGGTTTCGAGATCGAGAACGTGCTGATCAACTGCCACTACCCGGTCACCGAGAACTCGTTCGTCCTGCAGTGGGGCGTGAGCGTGAAGAAGTTCGAGGGCGTCTCGGACGAGCACGCGGACAAGATCGCCGGGAAGTTCGCCAAGGGCATCGGCGTCGGGTTCCTGCAGGACGTCGAGATCTGGCGCAACAAGACCCGCATCGACAACCCGTTGCTGTGCGAGGAGGACGGGCCGGTGTATCAGCTGCGCCGCTGGTACGACCAGTTCTATGTGGACGCCGCCGACGTCACCGAGGACATGACGCGGCGGTTCGAGTTCGAAGTGGACACCAGCCGCGCCAACGAGGTCTGGGCGGCGGAGGTGGCCGACAACCTGGCGCGGCAGCAGGCGGAAGAGGCCGGGGTGTGA
- a CDS encoding lipid-transfer protein: MTLSGRAAIAGIGATEFSKDSGRSELRLAAEAVSSALKDAGLTPSDVDGLVSFTMDGNSEIAVARELGIPELKFFSRIHYGGGAAAATVQQAAMAVATGIADVVVAYRAFNERSGMRFGQVSSAAAGQVNSSGVDNAFHYPMGIATPAATVAMLARRYMHEYGATSEDFGRVAVVDRARAATNPQAWFYGKPITLEEHQASRWVAEPLHLLDCCQESDGGVALVVTSAERARDLPHRPAVIAAAAQGSGPDQYVMTSYYRDDLPALPEMGVVGRQLWEQSGLGPGDMDLAVLYDHFTPYVLMQLEELGFCGKGEAKDFIGGGTLELDGKLPLNPHGGQLGEAYIHGMNGIAEGVRQLRGDAVNQVDGASRVLVTAGTGVPTSGLVLTAG, encoded by the coding sequence ATGACCCTCTCCGGACGGGCGGCCATCGCCGGGATCGGTGCGACCGAGTTCTCCAAGGATTCCGGGCGCAGTGAGCTGCGGCTGGCGGCGGAAGCGGTTTCGAGCGCGCTGAAGGACGCCGGGCTCACTCCGTCCGATGTGGACGGACTGGTGTCGTTCACCATGGACGGCAACAGCGAGATCGCCGTCGCGCGGGAGCTCGGCATCCCGGAGCTCAAGTTCTTCAGCCGGATCCATTACGGCGGCGGGGCCGCGGCCGCGACCGTGCAGCAGGCCGCGATGGCCGTCGCGACCGGGATCGCGGACGTCGTCGTCGCGTACCGGGCGTTCAACGAACGGTCCGGCATGCGGTTCGGGCAGGTGTCCTCGGCCGCGGCGGGGCAGGTGAACTCGTCCGGCGTCGACAACGCGTTCCATTACCCGATGGGCATCGCGACCCCGGCCGCGACCGTCGCCATGCTCGCCCGGCGCTACATGCACGAGTACGGCGCGACCAGCGAGGACTTCGGCCGGGTGGCCGTCGTCGACCGCGCCCGCGCGGCGACCAACCCCCAGGCGTGGTTCTACGGCAAGCCGATCACGCTCGAAGAGCACCAGGCCTCCCGCTGGGTCGCCGAACCGTTGCATCTGCTGGACTGCTGCCAGGAGAGCGACGGCGGGGTCGCCCTGGTGGTCACCAGTGCCGAGCGGGCGCGCGACCTGCCGCACCGGCCCGCCGTGATCGCGGCGGCCGCGCAGGGGAGCGGGCCGGACCAGTACGTGATGACCAGCTACTACCGCGACGACCTGCCGGCGCTGCCCGAGATGGGCGTGGTGGGACGGCAGCTGTGGGAGCAGTCCGGGCTGGGCCCCGGCGACATGGACCTCGCCGTGCTGTACGACCACTTCACCCCTTATGTCCTGATGCAGCTGGAAGAACTCGGCTTCTGCGGGAAGGGGGAGGCCAAGGACTTCATCGGCGGCGGCACCCTGGAGCTCGACGGGAAGCTCCCGCTCAACCCGCACGGCGGGCAGCTGGGGGAGGCCTACATCCACGGGATGAACGGGATCGCCGAAGGGGTCCGGCAGCTCCGGGGCGACGCCGTCAACCAGGTCGACGGGGCCTCGCGTGTGCTGGTGACCGCCGGCACGGGCGTACCCACGAGCGGACTGGTCCTGACCGCGGGTTGA
- a CDS encoding MaoC family dehydratase, whose product MKDCSVGTELPPLTIEATPTFVVSTALATRDFQDVHHDRDAAVQRGSKDIFLNILTDTGLVQRFVTDWAGPEAFVRSIKIRLGVPCYAYDTLTFTGRVTERDGDDVVVSVSGVDSLGEHVVGTVAITLGGE is encoded by the coding sequence ATGAAGGACTGTTCGGTCGGCACCGAGCTGCCGCCGCTGACGATCGAGGCCACCCCGACCTTCGTGGTGAGCACCGCGCTGGCGACCCGGGATTTCCAGGACGTCCACCACGATCGCGACGCCGCCGTGCAGCGCGGCTCGAAGGACATCTTCCTCAACATCCTCACCGACACCGGCCTGGTGCAACGGTTCGTGACCGACTGGGCGGGCCCGGAGGCGTTCGTGCGGTCGATCAAGATCCGGCTCGGCGTGCCCTGTTACGCCTACGACACGCTGACCTTCACCGGCCGGGTCACGGAACGGGACGGCGACGACGTCGTGGTCTCGGTGTCCGGTGTGGACAGTCTCGGCGAGCATGTGGTGGGCACCGTGGCGATCACGTTGGGAGGCGAGTGA